A single region of the Flavobacteriales bacterium genome encodes:
- a CDS encoding AAA family ATPase, whose product MLQSQALAILKSGKNVFLTGSAGTGKTYVLNQYINYLLERKVGVAITASTGIAATHMNGQTIHSWSGIGVKDHLNHNDLRKLFEKKYIQKNLESVRVLIIDEISMLHKNQLDMVNEVLQTFKTNFNEAFGGIQVVFSGDFFQLPPVTKNEELNRDKFAFMSKTWVDTNLTICYLTQQYRQTDNELNEILNEIRTGEVSQKSMSLLDDAVYNRFSQEPTKLYSHNFDVDRINHEELENLAGEEVVFSAETKGNQGLAEMLQKSVLAPDRLVLKENARVMFVRNNYEKGFMNGTLGVVVGFSGETGLPIVKTDAGREIETDREVWSINNEMGKPQASFIQIPLRLAWAITVHKSQGMTLDAAEIDLTKTFEHGQGYVALSRLKDLSGMRLLGYNEIALQVDSLALKADKRFQQLSIEAEARYPEAILEKQFNVFIRSCGGVTDLQEIERLKNKKAAKEKKISTYEQTKELFERGLTLEEMAENRGLTTGTIVSHLVTLKTKGTKLDYDRLKSDLEGFDEINTVYEKLKSEGNPENFTEDGIVRSKVLFDLLNGKFSYENLNLFKLFA is encoded by the coding sequence ATGCTACAGAGCCAAGCCTTAGCCATTTTAAAATCAGGTAAAAACGTTTTTCTGACAGGCAGTGCCGGAACCGGAAAAACATACGTTTTAAACCAATACATCAACTATTTGCTTGAGCGAAAAGTGGGTGTGGCCATTACGGCCAGCACGGGCATTGCCGCCACCCACATGAATGGGCAGACCATTCATAGCTGGAGCGGAATTGGCGTTAAAGACCATTTAAACCACAACGATTTACGGAAACTTTTCGAAAAAAAATATATTCAAAAAAACCTCGAATCTGTCCGGGTGCTAATCATAGACGAAATATCTATGTTGCATAAAAACCAATTGGATATGGTAAACGAAGTGTTGCAGACATTTAAAACCAATTTCAACGAGGCTTTTGGGGGCATTCAGGTCGTTTTTTCAGGAGATTTTTTTCAACTACCACCCGTAACAAAAAATGAAGAATTAAACCGAGATAAGTTTGCTTTTATGAGCAAAACCTGGGTTGACACCAACTTGACCATCTGTTATTTAACCCAACAATATCGGCAAACGGACAATGAGTTAAACGAAATTTTAAATGAAATACGCACTGGCGAAGTCTCACAAAAAAGTATGTCGTTGCTTGATGATGCCGTGTATAATCGGTTTAGCCAAGAACCTACCAAACTTTATAGCCACAATTTTGATGTGGATAGAATAAACCATGAAGAACTCGAAAATTTGGCAGGGGAAGAAGTCGTTTTTTCGGCAGAAACCAAAGGAAATCAAGGTCTTGCAGAAATGTTGCAAAAATCTGTGTTGGCACCAGACAGGCTGGTTTTAAAAGAAAATGCCAGAGTAATGTTTGTGCGAAACAACTACGAAAAAGGTTTTATGAACGGAACCCTGGGCGTGGTGGTAGGTTTTAGTGGCGAAACAGGCCTGCCTATTGTGAAAACCGATGCAGGCCGCGAAATAGAAACCGACCGCGAAGTGTGGAGTATAAACAACGAAATGGGCAAGCCACAAGCCTCATTTATACAAATTCCATTGCGTTTGGCATGGGCCATAACCGTACACAAAAGCCAAGGAATGACACTGGACGCAGCCGAAATTGACCTAACCAAAACCTTTGAGCATGGGCAAGGATACGTGGCACTATCGAGGCTAAAAGATTTAAGTGGAATGAGACTTTTGGGCTACAACGAAATTGCCCTTCAGGTTGATTCGCTGGCTTTGAAAGCCGACAAACGGTTTCAGCAGTTGAGTATAGAAGCTGAAGCAAGATATCCGGAGGCAATTTTGGAGAAACAATTCAATGTATTTATTCGTTCGTGCGGCGGGGTAACCGACCTGCAAGAAATTGAACGATTGAAAAATAAAAAGGCAGCCAAAGAGAAAAAAATAAGCACTTACGAACAAACCAAAGAGCTTTTTGAAAGAGGTCTGACGTTGGAAGAAATGGCTGAAAACAGAGGGCTTACCACCGGAACTATCGTGAGCCATTTGGTTACACTAAAAACAAAAGGAACAAAATTAGATTATGACCGACTGAAATCTGATTTGGAAGGTTTTGACGAAATAAACACGGTTTACGAGAAACTAAAATCAGAAGGAAACCCAGAAAACTTTACCGAGGATGGCATTGTTCGTTCAAAAGTTTTGTTCGACCTATTGAATGGAAAATTTTCGTATGAAAATTTAAATTTGTTTAAGCTTTTTGCTTGA
- a CDS encoding HlyC/CorC family transporter → MDESGYLVIIITLLLSAFFSGLEIAFLSANKLRIELKSNQGVKWAQICAGYIKTPSKFISTILVGNNIAIVIYGIFMERFLGDTIFKWINFSAEGFGRMLLITLFSTIIVLVVAEFMPKALFRINPSGMLSIFIRPFRFFAWILSPIVKLTLWLAKGILKLVLKKEFTEESPTFSRIDLDHYITESQKHKHEDERDVDTEILKNALDFGTVQIRECMVPRTSLVAIDLDSSIDELMDLFMESGHSKILVYKENIDDIIGYVHHIDLFKQPKTISSILIPILITNESKLANEMLNDFTVNRKSIAVVVDEFGGTAGIVTTEDIIEEIFGEIEDEHDDTDDIINKKINDLEYEFSASLEIDFLNEKYGLQLPIGDYETLGGYIISEFESIPETGETIDFGRFIFTILSSQENRIETVHLRIHSGS, encoded by the coding sequence ATGGACGAATCCGGTTATTTAGTCATCATCATTACCTTACTGCTTTCTGCCTTTTTTTCGGGCTTAGAAATTGCTTTTTTATCGGCCAATAAATTGCGTATTGAGCTAAAAAGCAATCAAGGAGTAAAATGGGCTCAGATATGTGCAGGATATATAAAAACACCATCCAAATTTATAAGCACCATTTTGGTCGGAAACAACATTGCCATAGTTATTTATGGCATTTTCATGGAGCGGTTTTTGGGTGATACCATTTTTAAGTGGATAAATTTTTCTGCTGAAGGATTTGGTAGAATGTTGCTCATTACCTTGTTCTCCACCATCATTGTGTTGGTGGTGGCCGAGTTTATGCCCAAAGCTTTATTTAGGATAAATCCGAGCGGTATGTTGAGTATCTTCATACGCCCTTTCCGTTTTTTTGCCTGGATTTTGAGTCCCATTGTAAAACTTACTTTGTGGCTGGCAAAGGGCATTTTAAAACTAGTGCTTAAAAAGGAATTTACTGAAGAGAGTCCCACATTTAGCCGCATAGATCTGGATCACTATATAACTGAAAGTCAGAAGCATAAGCATGAAGACGAACGAGATGTGGACACCGAAATACTTAAAAATGCCCTCGATTTTGGTACGGTTCAAATTCGAGAATGTATGGTGCCACGAACCTCACTTGTGGCCATTGATTTGGATAGCTCTATTGACGAATTAATGGATTTGTTTATGGAAAGTGGCCATAGTAAAATTTTAGTTTACAAAGAAAATATTGATGATATAATTGGCTACGTGCATCATATCGATTTGTTTAAACAACCCAAAACGATAAGCTCGATTTTAATTCCGATATTGATAACCAACGAATCAAAATTGGCTAATGAAATGTTGAATGATTTTACGGTAAATCGTAAGAGTATAGCCGTGGTGGTGGATGAGTTTGGAGGAACGGCAGGTATTGTGACCACCGAGGATATAATTGAAGAAATTTTTGGAGAAATAGAAGACGAACACGACGACACTGACGATATTATAAATAAGAAAATCAATGACCTCGAATATGAGTTTTCTGCATCGCTCGAAATTGATTTTTTGAATGAAAAATATGGGCTACAACTGCCTATTGGAGATTACGAAACACTTGGTGGGTACATTATCAGTGAGTTTGAAAGCATCCCAGAAACTGGCGAAACCATTGATTTTGGTCGTTTTATATTTACCATTTTAAGTTCGCAAGAAAATAGAATAGAAACGGTTCATTTGCGAATACACTCGGGTAGCTAA
- a CDS encoding HIRAN domain-containing protein, protein MQRNDFIKKLGLGITGLVMPATGLARVKNEPIRIYDNFVRGIFAYGFNDVKHQLKEGDKLELRRESENIYDTFAIAIFWNGVKLGYVAAYENIALANMLDAGVELNTYISRLDLKTSPVNALSMVVFAQMVVSLPTVYAPQKQQITADEMVDLYRGVRDANEVFIPKKY, encoded by the coding sequence ATGCAACGAAACGATTTTATTAAAAAACTGGGACTTGGTATTACGGGCTTGGTTATGCCTGCAACTGGATTGGCACGAGTAAAAAACGAACCGATACGTATATACGACAACTTTGTTAGAGGCATTTTTGCGTATGGTTTTAATGATGTAAAACACCAGCTAAAAGAGGGCGACAAATTGGAGTTGAGGCGAGAAAGTGAAAACATTTACGACACCTTTGCCATTGCCATTTTTTGGAATGGGGTAAAATTGGGCTATGTAGCGGCCTACGAAAACATTGCCTTGGCCAATATGCTGGATGCAGGTGTGGAACTGAACACCTACATAAGCCGACTCGACTTAAAAACTAGCCCTGTAAACGCACTTTCAATGGTGGTATTTGCCCAAATGGTGGTGTCTCTTCCAACGGTATATGCACCCCAAAAACAGCAAATAACTGCCGATGAAATGGTGGATTTGTATCGGGGTGTTCGAGATGCAAACGAGGTGTTTATACCTAAAAAATATTGA
- a CDS encoding OmpA family protein codes for MNSRIFLPLVLFFLLLIGGSYYYVCHIKQVCPESWSANSSKQATPNDSVATEKTLPLSFIKNSADPIQGDGFEEYINNQINRLSESDTLIIVGRYFDGENENIGLERAEKVKLLFADRFDVNRIKTQSAHDNIVTVSNSKPFEGVSYNFVKPNNIENPNTNEKPMVEIDGDKTVIHFPSGSVEKIITDDVEQYLDNLVSQLKQSSNYKVFVEGHTDNEGDTESNYQLGRKRAWVIKKYLMDKGLEPLKIITSSKGQTEPARSNDTEDGRAYNRRVILKIEKN; via the coding sequence ATGAACTCACGAATTTTTTTACCACTGGTCTTATTCTTTCTGCTTTTGATTGGTGGTTCGTATTATTATGTTTGTCATATAAAACAGGTTTGTCCGGAGAGTTGGAGTGCAAACAGTTCAAAACAGGCAACGCCAAATGACTCGGTTGCTACCGAAAAAACCCTCCCCCTATCATTTATTAAAAACTCTGCCGACCCCATTCAAGGCGATGGTTTTGAAGAATATATAAACAATCAAATAAACCGCCTTTCAGAGAGTGATACATTAATTATTGTGGGTCGATATTTTGATGGAGAAAATGAAAATATAGGCTTGGAACGTGCCGAAAAAGTAAAACTTTTGTTTGCCGACCGATTTGATGTTAATCGAATTAAAACGCAATCAGCTCATGACAATATTGTTACTGTCAGCAATTCCAAACCATTCGAGGGCGTTTCGTATAATTTTGTAAAACCAAACAACATAGAAAATCCCAACACAAATGAAAAACCTATGGTGGAAATTGATGGCGACAAAACAGTCATTCATTTTCCTTCAGGTTCTGTTGAAAAAATCATTACGGATGATGTGGAGCAATATTTGGACAATTTGGTGTCCCAACTGAAGCAATCCTCTAACTATAAGGTGTTTGTAGAGGGTCACACTGATAATGAAGGGGATACAGAATCGAACTATCAGTTGGGTAGAAAAAGAGCTTGGGTTATAAAAAAATATTTGATGGATAAGGGTCTTGAACCTTTAAAGATAATTACCTCATCAAAAGGCCAAACGGAGCCGGCAAGAAGCAATGACACCGAAGATGGCCGTGCCTATAATAGAAGAGTTATTTTGAAAATTGAAAAAAACTAA
- a CDS encoding UDP-2,3-diacylglucosamine diphosphatase yields MTQRNRLYFASDFHLGIPNHSESLIREKKIVRWLDYIKTDAEKIFLLGDVFDFWFEYKKVIPKGFVRLQGKIAELVDAGIEIYLFKGNHDMWMFHYFQEELGIKLICHELEFEYHGKQFYLHHGDGLGQGDYGYKFIKKIFRNPLCIWLFGILPPRWGLGLAHYFSSKSRLANAANDEIFDQNSEWLLHYCNEMVTQKHFDYLIFGHRHLPLDLALNNGGHYINLGEWLHHFTYADFDGNNLELKTFEN; encoded by the coding sequence TTGACACAACGCAACAGATTATATTTTGCTTCCGATTTTCATTTGGGAATACCCAACCACAGCGAAAGTTTAATTCGTGAAAAAAAAATCGTTCGCTGGCTCGATTACATAAAAACCGATGCAGAGAAGATATTTTTACTCGGCGATGTTTTCGATTTTTGGTTTGAATACAAAAAAGTAATACCAAAAGGTTTTGTGCGATTGCAAGGCAAAATAGCCGAACTGGTTGATGCCGGAATTGAAATATACCTTTTTAAAGGAAACCATGATATGTGGATGTTTCACTATTTTCAAGAAGAGTTAGGCATAAAACTGATATGCCACGAACTGGAATTTGAGTATCACGGAAAACAATTTTACCTACATCATGGCGATGGACTTGGCCAAGGCGATTATGGCTATAAATTCATCAAAAAAATATTTAGAAACCCACTCTGCATTTGGTTGTTTGGCATTTTGCCACCTCGTTGGGGCTTGGGTTTGGCACATTATTTCTCCTCAAAAAGCCGATTGGCCAACGCAGCAAATGATGAAATTTTCGACCAAAATTCGGAATGGTTGTTGCACTATTGCAACGAAATGGTGACTCAAAAACACTTTGACTACCTGATTTTTGGTCATCGGCATTTGCCGCTTGATTTGGCTTTGAACAATGGCGGGCATTACATCAATTTGGGTGAATGGCTGCACCATTTTACGTATGCCGACTTTGACGGAAATAATTTAGAACTCAAAACATTTGAAAATTAA
- a CDS encoding T9SS type A sorting domain-containing protein, which produces MIKRFILLLVCGFSLSQVLAQDTVWVNTLNFGDITKRKGTYSFPEADQYRKVRMHYTLKCDPQTKQDNYNCGEWDYLSYVIVHDSTGKIDSNRLEHSNFMLGDLSPDMFEYVKSPISDTFYYYQIIRKIDLINSLDSTTIGLGKSSENLFASERTQYLYSGQDLANGGLKPGKITSISFFNSGLSTLSGIVEVLMRSESAPILNRLNNNSPTTVFKGKLNVVNGKNEIVLQDAFEWDGSSNVVIEFVTYNLSGSANISVLTDPAINSAISNVLGDNYYQVSANDFMDLANASTVFSGVDSFITIAFWANGSDALPVNNSFLEAEDKDGNRLLNIHLPWGNGQIFWDAGNSEGYDRINKAANAADYKNGWNHYAFVKNSSTGSMKIYLNGNLWHSAIDKTGLIGKIEQFRVGRGTTSSNQYQGKIDRINVWKTELSQAEIADMLTKEISSSHPKFASLLFSFSFDNYNGSTPYLLASDFNSSITANLKGDVTINSYQNEAFFQTKNTAYVPKMQFVQADMTSHLDSVPYSEIKARPITIIEKFDDVNNPTQTTGFDAGYASGYAFSFNPNGTKKDSTMVSSTHSIIKKLSPYYVKFEVVNNVEIARYITPYGIGLDLGPNGFKWIYDVTDYADLLNGNVTISAGNQQELIDLKFEMIKGTPPRNLIERSYYINRESRTYKNIADDVYFKNDTIGINKDAKTFKLVTRITGHGHNTDNDTKPHCCEWADKQHYLNIDGKNALQWDIWQNDKCALNPVYPQGGNWAPPRAGWCPGAPVDDYNFDITQYVSGESVALDYEIEPVPTDNLGQGGGNYVVSMHLMQYGDYNFETDATVEEIISPNNWEYYSRINPTCATPKIRIRNTGKNTIEQVVVKYGVIDGYAISYPFNITLKSDEATDIDLPFALWAYNTTYKGNTFYAEIISVNGKTDDYAINNRAEANYNIPGVAPRSFDVFFRNNSIEDATVQIFDDQGKVVYEKLDAPAGQLFKETVTLNPGCYKMVCKTENEFGLTYPLIPQIGSGLIRFYSASNGYIQNFNANFGKSIEYYFTVAWGLGVEPVLSDKWQVYPNPTNGLITLSSDGVVEAKDVSILVTDLSGKKVYEGLSSTDGGLIQIDLQGQVPGIYFLEMIENNQRSVHKIVIQ; this is translated from the coding sequence ATGATTAAAAGATTTATTTTACTGTTAGTGTGTGGGTTTAGCCTATCACAGGTTTTGGCACAAGACACCGTTTGGGTAAACACACTCAATTTTGGTGACATCACAAAAAGAAAAGGCACATACTCTTTTCCAGAAGCCGACCAGTATAGAAAAGTGCGAATGCACTATACATTAAAATGTGACCCCCAAACCAAACAAGACAACTACAATTGCGGCGAATGGGATTATTTGAGTTATGTAATTGTGCATGACAGCACCGGAAAAATCGACAGCAATAGGCTTGAACACAGCAATTTTATGCTTGGCGATTTATCGCCCGATATGTTTGAGTATGTAAAATCGCCCATATCAGATACATTTTACTATTACCAAATAATTAGAAAAATAGATTTAATCAACTCGTTAGATTCCACCACTATTGGGCTAGGAAAATCGAGCGAAAATCTTTTTGCCTCAGAAAGAACTCAATATCTTTACTCTGGTCAGGATTTGGCCAACGGAGGTTTAAAACCCGGAAAAATTACCTCCATTTCGTTCTTTAATTCTGGTCTTTCAACCCTTTCTGGCATCGTTGAGGTGTTGATGAGAAGCGAATCTGCTCCTATTTTAAATCGGCTAAATAACAATTCTCCAACCACTGTTTTTAAAGGAAAATTAAATGTAGTGAACGGAAAAAATGAAATTGTTTTACAAGACGCTTTTGAGTGGGACGGTTCATCAAATGTAGTGATTGAATTTGTTACCTATAACCTTAGCGGCTCTGCCAACATTTCTGTACTTACCGACCCTGCCATAAACTCTGCAATTTCTAACGTTTTGGGAGACAATTATTATCAAGTTAGTGCCAATGATTTTATGGATTTGGCCAATGCATCAACCGTTTTTTCAGGGGTCGATTCGTTCATCACCATCGCATTTTGGGCAAACGGGTCTGACGCTTTACCGGTCAACAATTCGTTTTTGGAAGCAGAAGATAAAGATGGAAACCGATTGTTGAACATTCACTTACCATGGGGAAATGGCCAAATTTTTTGGGATGCCGGAAACTCAGAAGGATATGATCGCATTAACAAAGCCGCCAATGCAGCCGACTATAAAAATGGTTGGAATCATTATGCGTTTGTAAAAAACAGCAGCACAGGAAGCATGAAAATTTATTTGAACGGAAACCTTTGGCACTCGGCAATAGACAAAACAGGTTTGATTGGAAAAATCGAACAGTTTAGAGTAGGTAGAGGAACCACAAGTAGCAATCAATATCAAGGAAAAATAGACCGAATTAATGTCTGGAAAACGGAGCTTTCTCAGGCTGAAATTGCTGATATGCTTACTAAAGAGATTTCATCAAGTCACCCAAAATTTGCCTCACTCCTTTTTTCTTTCTCGTTTGATAATTACAACGGCTCCACTCCATATTTGTTGGCCTCCGACTTTAATTCGTCCATCACTGCCAATTTAAAAGGCGACGTAACCATTAACTCATACCAAAATGAAGCATTTTTCCAAACAAAAAATACGGCTTATGTACCTAAAATGCAATTTGTGCAGGCAGATATGACTTCACATCTCGATTCGGTTCCATATTCCGAAATCAAGGCTCGTCCTATTACGATTATTGAAAAATTTGACGATGTAAACAACCCAACTCAAACTACCGGTTTTGATGCGGGCTATGCTTCCGGATATGCTTTCAGTTTTAATCCTAATGGAACCAAAAAGGACTCAACAATGGTTTCTTCTACTCATAGCATTATTAAAAAATTGAGTCCCTACTATGTTAAATTTGAGGTAGTTAATAATGTGGAAATTGCCAGATATATCACGCCTTATGGCATTGGGCTTGATTTGGGTCCAAATGGATTCAAATGGATTTATGATGTGACTGATTATGCCGATTTGTTGAATGGAAATGTGACAATTTCAGCCGGAAATCAACAAGAATTAATTGATTTGAAATTCGAAATGATTAAAGGTACACCTCCGCGTAATTTGATAGAACGGTCATATTACATTAATCGTGAAAGCCGAACCTATAAAAACATTGCCGATGATGTGTATTTTAAAAATGATACCATAGGCATTAACAAAGATGCCAAAACATTCAAACTCGTTACGCGAATAACTGGCCATGGCCACAACACTGATAACGACACAAAACCACACTGTTGCGAATGGGCCGACAAACAACATTATTTAAATATAGACGGTAAAAATGCTCTGCAATGGGATATTTGGCAAAACGACAAATGTGCTTTAAACCCCGTTTATCCTCAGGGTGGAAACTGGGCTCCACCACGTGCAGGTTGGTGTCCTGGTGCTCCGGTTGATGATTACAACTTTGACATAACTCAATATGTATCAGGAGAATCTGTGGCTTTGGACTACGAAATAGAACCCGTTCCAACAGACAATTTGGGTCAAGGAGGTGGAAACTATGTGGTTTCGATGCATTTAATGCAATATGGGGATTACAACTTTGAAACCGATGCCACTGTAGAGGAAATAATTAGCCCAAACAATTGGGAATATTACAGCCGCATCAACCCAACTTGTGCTACACCCAAAATCAGAATTAGAAATACCGGAAAAAACACCATTGAACAAGTGGTTGTGAAATATGGTGTTATTGACGGTTATGCCATTTCATATCCTTTCAACATTACCTTAAAATCAGACGAAGCTACTGATATAGACCTTCCCTTTGCCTTGTGGGCATATAACACCACCTATAAAGGCAATACGTTTTATGCTGAAATCATTTCCGTAAACGGAAAGACAGACGACTATGCTATAAACAACCGAGCCGAAGCCAACTACAATATTCCGGGTGTTGCTCCTCGCAGTTTCGATGTTTTCTTTAGAAACAACAGCATTGAAGATGCTACAGTTCAAATATTTGACGACCAAGGCAAAGTAGTTTATGAAAAACTGGATGCTCCCGCCGGGCAATTGTTTAAAGAAACCGTTACTCTAAACCCGGGATGCTATAAAATGGTTTGTAAAACTGAAAACGAATTTGGTTTAACCTATCCGTTAATACCACAAATTGGCTCAGGTTTGATTCGTTTTTACTCGGCCTCTAACGGATATATTCAAAACTTTAATGCCAACTTCGGAAAAAGCATTGAATATTATTTTACCGTGGCTTGGGGCTTGGGTGTTGAACCCGTTTTGTCGGATAAATGGCAGGTTTATCCAAACCCTACCAATGGGCTGATAACCTTGAGCAGCGATGGCGTGGTTGAAGCCAAAGATGTTTCTATTTTGGTAACAGATTTATCGGGCAAAAAAGTGTACGAAGGTTTATCAAGTACTGATGGAGGTTTGATTCAGATAGATTTACAAGGCCAAGTGCCGGGCATTTATTTTCTTGAAATGATTGAAAACAATCAGCGAAGTGTACATAAAATTGTAATTCAATAA
- a CDS encoding WYL domain-containing protein: MAANKESLVRYRAINRCLIEYKIATQDNLIDACTEAIGTYVSWRTIASDIKAMRSNEQLGYFAPIETVKGEGYRYAEKGYSIDSIPLKKEELTAISFAANLLKQYSNIELFSTFSGAVEKLSERVDLHLKQNNTTELGHIISFETSTADGGSKFINEMLQHIRQQTAIEVEYHSFSSNKTSIQVLHPYFLKEYRNRWYVIGFHEKYKELRTLALERINWLKPDYKTTYRPSNFDAESYYQNAIGVSITNQKPQKVVLAVSPQEYLFLKTQPLHHSQKTIEESENEIIIELHVILNYELKSQLLSFGSGIRVIEPPELSGFIKNEAAKLLHK, translated from the coding sequence ATGGCAGCCAATAAGGAATCACTGGTAAGATATAGAGCAATAAATAGGTGTTTGATAGAGTATAAAATTGCAACGCAAGACAATTTAATTGATGCTTGCACAGAGGCAATTGGCACTTATGTCTCGTGGAGAACCATTGCCTCTGACATAAAAGCAATGAGAAGCAATGAACAACTTGGCTATTTTGCTCCCATAGAGACAGTAAAAGGTGAGGGATACAGATATGCCGAAAAAGGATATTCGATAGACAGTATTCCGCTAAAAAAAGAGGAGCTTACGGCCATTTCGTTTGCCGCCAATTTGTTGAAACAGTATAGCAATATTGAATTGTTTTCTACCTTTTCTGGTGCGGTAGAAAAACTGAGCGAGAGGGTAGATTTACACCTTAAACAAAACAATACCACCGAGCTTGGTCATATTATTTCGTTTGAAACCAGCACCGCTGATGGAGGCAGCAAGTTTATTAACGAAATGTTGCAACACATTCGGCAGCAAACGGCTATCGAAGTGGAGTATCATTCGTTTAGTTCAAACAAAACGAGCATTCAGGTTTTGCATCCTTATTTTTTAAAAGAATATCGAAACCGCTGGTATGTCATTGGTTTTCATGAGAAATATAAAGAGCTGCGAACCTTAGCTTTGGAGCGTATAAACTGGTTAAAACCCGATTATAAAACCACCTATCGACCGTCTAATTTTGATGCAGAAAGCTATTACCAAAATGCAATTGGTGTGAGTATCACCAATCAAAAACCACAAAAAGTTGTATTGGCAGTTTCTCCACAAGAATATCTTTTTTTAAAAACCCAACCTTTGCATCACAGTCAAAAAACCATAGAAGAATCTGAAAATGAAATAATTATTGAATTACATGTCATACTAAACTATGAGCTAAAAAGTCAATTGTTGTCGTTTGGCTCAGGAATAAGGGTTATTGAACCTCCAGAATTATCCGGCTTTATCAAAAATGAGGCGGCCAAATTGCTCCACAAATAA
- a CDS encoding tellurium resistance protein TerC: MGELFTLNNLIDIVVLILLETVLGFDNLLYISIESQKAPEEKQSFVRKLGISIAIVLRIGLVFLLISLIENVNKSLFDFEFGQWLSGHFNVHSIIVFFGGIFIIYTAIKEIWHMLAPNAETENEKAGGGRKSVGNVLMWILLMNVVFSFDSTLSALALTKNKWVISIAVVVSSLLMVWLTDRITIFLKKNRMYEVLGLFILFVVGIMLLTEGGHLAHIKIAGNEITPMSKTTFYFVIVILVLIDVVQSKYQKNLSKKAESNH, from the coding sequence ATGGGCGAATTATTTACACTCAACAATCTGATAGACATTGTGGTTCTGATTTTGCTCGAAACTGTGTTGGGTTTCGACAATTTGCTATACATCTCTATCGAATCGCAAAAGGCACCGGAAGAAAAGCAAAGTTTTGTACGAAAATTGGGCATTTCCATTGCCATTGTGCTGCGTATTGGCCTTGTTTTTTTACTTATAAGTTTAATCGAAAATGTAAACAAATCGTTGTTCGATTTTGAGTTTGGCCAATGGCTTTCGGGTCATTTCAATGTGCACAGCATCATTGTTTTTTTTGGTGGAATTTTTATCATCTACACAGCCATAAAAGAAATTTGGCACATGCTGGCACCAAACGCCGAAACAGAAAACGAAAAAGCCGGTGGAGGCCGAAAATCGGTAGGCAATGTGCTGATGTGGATTTTGCTGATGAATGTTGTTTTTTCGTTTGACAGCACATTGAGTGCCTTGGCCTTAACCAAAAATAAATGGGTAATAAGCATTGCGGTGGTGGTGAGTAGTTTACTTATGGTATGGCTGACTGATAGAATAACCATTTTCTTAAAAAAGAACAGAATGTATGAGGTGTTGGGGTTATTTATACTGTTCGTGGTGGGCATTATGTTGCTTACAGAAGGCGGACATTTGGCACACATAAAAATTGCCGGAAACGAAATAACACCCATGAGCAAAACCACTTTTTATTTTGTAATCGTAATTTTGGTTTTGATAGATGTGGTGCAGAGCAAGTATCAAAAAAATCTCTCTAAAAAGGCCGAAAGCAATCACTAA